GCGGCATGCCGAAACAAAGGGTTGCCCAGGTGGTGGCCATGTCGGATACTATGCTGATCGACAAAGAACAGCCGAAATCCAGCATCAACCGCAGGATTGAATTACTGCTGCTGACGGAACAGGCGGAACAGGCGCTGAGCCTGCTGTTTAACCAGGCCCCGGCAGACGCCGATACCCAGGCGCCAAGCGCTACTTCAGGCAATGTCATCAACAACGCCTTTGAAGACGCCAGGGCAAACCGGCCGGTATTGCGCTCACAAATTTTACTGGATGAAACAAGTAACTGATATGGACATTGGTAAAGACATTAACCGCAAATATTATCGCTGGCATTTCCAATCGGGGGAAGTGCCGCTGGTCTACCAGACCTCGGGGGTGCCGGTAAAACTCTACCGCCGTATCCTGTTCTTCGATATCTTCCTGGCACAGGCTATTATCAAGGATATCAGCATCGGCGGTGTCGGTTTTATTACCCAGCACGAACTGGGCTCGTCCCTGATCATGGAGCTGCCCAACGGCCTGAAAATTCCCTGCAAAAAAGAGCATTACTTCCAGGTAAACGACAAGCTTAATTTCTACGGCGCCAGCTGGAGCGAAAAGGAATATAAGAAAGTAATGCCGTTGCTGAAAACCTATAGCAAGGTGGCTTACCGCGCCCGGGATGAGGATTCAGAGCCGAATAAGGTCACCGAACTGCATAAGAAAACGGAACGCAGCCCGGAAAAAGATACCGCCGAGCTTTAAAGCAGTAACTTTTTCCGGATATTGTTTTTAGCCCGGGTTCCGGTTTTAGTCTGAGAGCGTCACACCCAGCGGTGAGAAATGATATAAAGTTATGGCTTCGGATACCGAAGCCGGGTCAAAAGGTGTTTGGTTTTCTTCAGCCCTGTGCGCCAAGTATTGTTTGGTTTGCTCTAAATCCAACTTTTTCTCAGACAAGGTGCCGGTTGCATAGGCGGTTTTGCCGATAGCGCTCACCGGAAATACCATCTTTCCGTCCGGCACCTTGATGGTTAATGTCGGATAATCTTTATCCGTAGCAAGATCCATCCAACAACCGCGTTTCTTACAGACTTTAACCACAACACCTGAAATAGTGCTTGGCTCGGTTTGATATTTTTCCGGGCTTGCCAATAAGGTTGAAACCTTAACCACCTTATCCATATCGGCTCCGGTGCCGAATGTTGTCTCCTTGGCCTGCCCCTGCCAACTTGCCAGCAGCACTAACAGCAACAGGGAGTTTTTACTCGCGAATAGTTTCAAAGTTAAATTCCTTCTTAAAATGATGAATTCAGGGCCTGCTTATCTTTGGCCGTGAATGAGCTTTTTGGCTGTTTTTCCCCCTATCGGCGTTAGAAAAATGTCATGTAGAATAACTACACATCCATTTTTCTGCCTTGACTTTTTATTAGGTAAAAGCAAAAACCGCTCAAAAATCTTCATCCCCTCCAAAAATAAGCAGGCCCTAGTATAAAGACTTAATTTAAGCAGATAAAAAATTTATAACAAAATACAATCGCTTATTCCAACAACTTTGCCTTTATTTATTCTCCGCCGCAACAAGGCAAAAGAAAACATCAATATTACCTGGCCGTAATGAAAAACACAGTGTTATTTACCGTTTCACCATATATAAACAGTTTTCCAGCGTGATTTCTTCAGGATAATCGGCAAACGAAAAACCAAACTTTTCATAAGCCTTGATCGCTTTTTCGTTATGCGACAACACAAACAATGAACATTCCTGCACATTCAGCTGCGCAAGGCCTGAATCGCAAAGGCGGTGCATAAGTTGCGATGCTATACCTTGCCCCCGGGACCCGGGATTGACGATCAACCTGCCAAGGTGACATCTGCCCTGCCTGAGATAATATTGGCCAAAGGCACAAAATTCATTTTCATCAGACACTAATGAAAATGAATGCAAGCTATCAAGTTTGAGATCTTCGGCAAACGAAGATAGGTTATAAGGGTATCTGAAATCTGGTCCGGACCACAGGTTAAGTTCCTGCTCGCTGGAAAACCAGGTCATCATTTCCAGCAAATGTTCTTCTTGAGGTTTTATTAACTGCATAACCACCTATCCAATTGAATAACAAATAAAATTATAACATTTTAGGGAGTTTCTAAATAGCAGTTATTTCGCTTTATTGATGCGTTTTTACCTGCAATATCAGTCCGGTTTTACGGTATTGTCTGCAGCAAGCAAGCGCCACAACAAAAATGCCAGCAACATCGCCATGGCAATAGCAAAAAAGTCGACCAAATAGCCTTGGCCATCGGAAAAATCACCAAAAGGCACACCCAGAGATACAGGCGGAAAATAGGGAAACCAACTCTCGCCGCCGATTTCCCTGATGCTTTGCGAAGCAAAAAACAATAAGGCAGCAAGCAGGCCCTTACGCCTTTTATGCCAGACATCATAAGCGCCATATGCAGGGATTAATACAAACACCGCAAGGTAAGAAAATATATTGAGTAAGGGCTTATTTTCAAAACCTGAAAAAGCCATCACGCCAATACCGATCAGGGAAAACATCGCCAGGATAAAACCGGCACATTTGAACTTCACTTCTACTCCTAAGCCTTACAGATTGTTTAAAGCGCAGAGGAAAGCTATTCAGCTGACATACGCTTCAAAAACGTGCCGGTTATCAAGCAAGTGCCTGCGCCAACTCTTTGCCTGGCGGCAGCTTATTGCCGATAGTTTTGCCGGTAACGGCATGGTAGGCTAACCCCGACAGCATTTTCTTCTGCAGACCTTTCATCACAGGCCGCAGCATCACCATACCCATGAGCGCCCCAAGCGGCCCGAACTTAACAACAAACTCCATATCCATGAAAACTTCGCAACTGGTTTCACTGATCTTTTCAACCCTGAACCCGGCATACATAGTTTCCAGCGGCATGGAAAATTCGCTAAGCACCACCCTGAAACTTTTGTTCTCCTGATATGCAACTATTTCTTCATACACACCGGATTTATCGTAAAAAATACAATGCCGTTTGGCACCTAGACCGGAATGTTTGTCACCTATTATCGGTGACTTTTCCACGCCAAAACTGAACTTTTCGACACCGCCGAAATCATCCAATATTTCCCATACTTTTTCAGCAGTTGCCTTGATTTTAAGGGCGGATTTTACTTGATGCTTCATGATACTCTTATGTGCTAATTGATTATGATGCCAAGTATCACACAGCCCTACTGACAGCATAGTGTCAGTAGGGATTTTCTTTAAAACAGACCTGCTTTTATGGACAACACAAAAACATAAAAGGTACAAAAATTACCGCTCGGCTATTTGCCACCAGACGCTAATTTAGTACTTTATTGCTAAAAGTAGTGTGCAAAAACAAGACGGCTGGGTATTGCTATACCTCCACCAAAAACCCCCAATAAAGGCGCCTTCCAAAACCATAATACCCTGGCAACAAAACAAAGATTTTAACCGGATATTTAATCGCCCAAACAAGCCCAATTTAATGGATTTATCCGCCCGATAAGCTATAACTAATAGTGTATTTATAACCAGCGGAGGCACCTTATAGCGAATCATCAATCGATAAAGAATTAACGAAAACCAGGCGCTCCCCCTGAGTGTGCGGACACCCAGAGAGAGCTGACCACAACTGATACGAGGATATCAATTATGGCTAAAATCAATGATATGCCAGAGTTTCACTCGGTTAAAGTTTTTTTAACAAATGCTGTTAATCACAGCAATCACCAACACCCCACCTGCCACCTCAGGCTTAACCACCATCTTGAGTATGTAAAACAGCATCAAGCCATTACAGGAGGACGCCGTCATGTCTGATAACAACTCAACTGACACATGGTTAACCACAGAGATTTACAAGCTGAATGACGAGTTTAGCCAGTTTAGCGGCAAATGCGCTTTTCTCTGTCAGGCCTTTGCCGCGGTTAGCAGCAATCCGGAATGTATAGATGAGCAAACGATTTACGGCCTGGACTTTTATGCCCTGTGGTTAAAAGAGAAAATTGAAGCTTTTGATCACCAGATAGAAAATCTCAACCATCGCCTGCGAAAGGAGTCTGACCTGTAGGTATTGGTTAATACTAACTAGCCGGTTAACCTTTCCAAAACTAACCGGCATATACAAAAAGAACTGCTATGTATCACTACAAAGTATTAAAAGGCAGGCACAACAATATAATTTATAATTACAAAAAATAATGGGAAGATAACTTATGCGGCCAACTCAACTACTTTTCGTTGTTGTACTCATGTCAATCGTCTCATGCACAGCTAAAATTACAGAAAAAAGTTTATATAAACAATTTTCAGCCTATGCCCTGACGGCTAATAACAACAATATCCTTAGCCAAAGTCCCAAGTTTTTCAGTAAAAGATTATTAGCCCAAGCGAATAGCAGTAAGGCTAGTCAGGCAGAGATAGCAGGCCAGCTATTATTCAAACAATATATGGCAACTCAGGTAAATAGCTTTGAGGTGATAACCGACAATAGCGGTTGTTTAACGGTGAACGGCTATGACAGTGAGAACATGCCTTTGTCATTTAACCTTAAATATATTCATAACCAGGAAAAATGGCTGATTGATGACATCAATATCTCTTTTGTTAACAGCGAAGCCGATTTTAGTACATCAGCCCAATGTCCCGGTGAATATATAAATTAAAAAGTCATTCTGTCAAAAAAACAGGCCAGTGATATCACTATCACTGGCCTGTCTTATTTTACAAACGTTTTTCCAAAGTGCTGTATCAAATCATTATCTGCAACAGCCCTTGGCTTAGATTAGAACTGGTAGCTAACACTCAAATCAAAACTTCTAGGCAAGATATAACGGGCATTAGACGAAAGCGCATCACGGGGATCCCCTTCGGTTAACCCTTCTTCATCGGTCAGGTTATTGGCGGCAAACTGCACCTGCACCTCGTCGGTCACATCTAAGATCACCCCAAGATCAACTTTTTCGTAACCCGGAAGTTTCTGGTCGTTGATATTGGCATTGCTGGAATGACGCTCACCCACTGCGGTGATAGTACCGTATAAGGTTGCTAACATGCCGTTGGCAAATTCATATTCATAGCTTGGAGTCACACGCACCTGCCACTTAGGTAAGCGCTGCAGCTCATTGCCTTTATCTTTACCCTTGAGGATTTCGGTGTCCTGCAGGGTAGAGTTCAGGCTGACAGAGAAACCGTCGTCATTGAAGTAGCTGAAATCAAGCTCAACACCGTAAGCTCGGGTCGTGCGGGTTACCGCACCGGCGCCCGGTACCGGCACTTCCAGATCCCCTTCAACTTCATTCAGGAAACCTGTGGCGTATACGCTGTAGTTGTCTTTCGCTAATTTATAGCCCAGCTCGTACTGGCGTACGTCCTTGACCAGGTCTTCGCCGTTTTTGTAGTCATCGTAACTTTCACGCAGGTCGTCAAAGAACGGCATCTTGCTGCCGTTACTGATACGGGCAAAAACTCCCATATCGTTTGCCAGGGCATAGTTACCGCCGAAGGTCCAGGACGTACCGTTTTCATCATAATCTACCGCTTTGGAGATAGAGCCGGTCAGGCCTTCATCCACGGTATAGTCGATTTCGTGTTTCTCGAAGCGCACACCACCGTCTAAGGTCAGTTTCTCGGTCACTTCATAAGACAGAGCACCGTATACCGCGCGAGTGGTACCGTCACCAACGCTGTTAATGTCATAGTTCCAGCCACAGCTGTCGGCGTTGTCATTACAGTCGATACCGGTCAGCATTTCCCCGCCGGTTTCTACTACGTAGTAGGCCTGGTTACCTATGCTCCACCAGTCTTTAGACTGATAGGTAGAATTGTAATAACCTGCGGTAAAACTGCCTTTGTCGAAAGTCTTGGTCAGGGCGAGGTCATTGGTAAAGGCTTCAATGTCTTTTTTCACTACCCAGCGGCCAATTTGCTGCACCATAGTATCGCCGCTGTATTCAGTGCCGCTTACCGCACCGGTAGCAGTAGCACCGTTATCCGCAACGCTTGATAACAGCTCGGCATTGCCGTTAGGCACAAAACCGTAAGTATCGGCATCGCCGCTGGTATAAACAAAGCGATCTACCAGTTCCCAGCCGTTTTCCAGATCCAGCTCAACGCTACCGCCGGAAGCCGAACCTTTCCAGCCGCGGCCGTCGCCAAAATCAAAAGACTCGCTAACATTGTCCGGCCCATATTGAATAGTGGCCTGGCGGTTCTGGGAACCTATCTGCACGTATTCGTTGTCTACACCCGGCGCATTGATAGGCGCAGGCAGGTACCAAACGCCGTGATCGTCGGTTTGACGGGTATAAAAGTTAATTTTGCCGTTATCCAGCTCTTTGGTGATATTGATGGTGAACTGCTGGCCTTTTTCGGCGTTAAAACCGGCATCGCGCACACCCGGCGAGCTTTTCACGTAACCACCCACCATAAAGTAAAGGTCGTCTGCCAGGGCGCCGCTGACCACGCCGTCAAAACGTTGCAGGCCGTAGTCGGCTGTAGAATATTTTACCTTGCCTTCGGTGTCTTCACTGCCTTCTTTTAATAAGAAGTTAGTGGTCAAACCCGGCTGGCCGTTGGAGATTACCGGGTTGGTACCACCGCGCAGGGCTTCCATAAATTCAACGGTTTCATCCAGGCGGAACAGGGTAGAGTTTTCCAGGAAAGACAGGGTCGGTGGCGGGAAGATTGGCGCACCTTGCAGTTGTACCGTCAGGAAAGGTGCATCACCTGTGCCCGGGAAACCGCGGACAAAAACGTTGGCCCCGGAAACACCGCCGGAACTTTCCGACCAGACGCCGGGAACCGCTTTAAATAAATCGGCGGTGCTTTTCGGCGCCAGCTTTTTAATATCGTCTTCGGAGAAGTTACTGATGGCGTAACTGGCATCCACTTTTCTTACCGCTTTACCGCTGAAAGTACCGGTAACTACGATTTGTTCAATTTTTTCGGTTTTCTGTGCTGACGAGCTATTAGCTGCTGTCTCTTGTTCCGCACCTGTAGCAGTAAACGGCTGGCATACCAGGGCTAGTACTGCAGCAACGGAAGATAGTTTAAAATTCGTTGTCATCACTTCATCCTCTTCAGACGAGCATTTCATGTTGTAACACTAGTCTTTGATAGTCGTAATTCTAGTTTTGAAAGATTTCTTTCCCCACATTCAATATAGGCACCTTTGCAAACGTTTGCAATGCTTTTATGCAATCGTTTGCAATTTGCAGTCAGGAAAGTTTAACCAAGTTTGCTGCAAACGTTTTCAAGACTATGATATAAGGGTGATTGTAATGTGCGCCCAATATGCAATAATCACCGCCATGAAAGAAAAGACCATTAAAACACTTGCCGACATTGCCCAAATGGCCAATGTTTCCCAGTCGACGGTATCCAGGGCGCTGCGCAACAATCCCCTGGTAAGCCAGAAAACCCGGGAGTTTGTCCAGCAGCTGGCCCGCGAACATAACTTCAGCGTCAATGCCACCGCGAGTAAGTTGCGCACCCAAAAAACCCATACCATAGCCGTGATTGTCATGTTCGACCAAAATACCGAACAGTCGATTTCCGATCCGTTTTTGATGAAGTTGTTGGGTACCATAGCCGACGAACTCACCAAGTTCGGTTATGACATGCTGCTCACCACCACCAAAACCGCCACCGGCGACTGGAATAATTATTACTTTGAATCCCGCCGGGCAGACGGCCTGATTATTGTCGGTCAGGGAGAGCATGACCCGCGCATCGAAGCGCTGGCCAGCAACAATGTGCCTTTTGTGGTCTGGGGTACGGAAGTTGCCAACGAAAAATACACCACTATCGGTAGCGACAACCGCAAAGGCGGTTACCTGGCGGTGAAACACCTGATCGACAAAGGTTGTAAAAATATCGCCTTTATGGGGGACATAGAACATAACGAGCTGGAGCAACGCTGGCTGGGTTACCAGGATGCCTGCAACGAAGCCGGGCTAGAATTAGATCCGGCGTTAAGGCTTAAAACCGATCTGACCTCAAACGACGGCTACCACCAGATCAAGGCTTATCTGGAAGGCGGTCAGCAAAAAATCGACGGCATTTTTGCCGTCAGCGACACCATAGCCCTGGGGGTCATGAAATATCTGCATGAGCAAAATATTGCCATCCCCGGGGAAATCGCCATTATAGGTTTTGACGATATCGCCATGTCGGCGTTCAGCTCGCCTTCATTGACCACAGTACGGCAAAACACCACGGCGGCGGGTGAATTACTGGTCAACAAGCTCTTGAAAAAAATTGCCGATGAGCCGATTGAATCCAGGCTGCTGGAAGTAGAATTAATCGTGCGCCAGTCCAGCGAACAAACATAAATAAGGCTTTAGGCCGCTCCTGTTCATCCATGAACCCGCATCATTGCCTGCAAGGATGCAGGTATTTGGCTTACGCCGGGAGCCGGTAAGCTGACCGTACATCCTGTACATTAGGACTCTTCTGTTCATCCATGAACCCGCGTCATTGCCTGCAAGGATGCAGGTACTTAGCTTACGCCGGGAGCCGGTAAGCTGACCGTACATCCTGTACATAAAAAAGGGCTTAGCCAATAAAGCCGGCTAAGCCCGGTTCACCCACTAAAGATCAACTGAGCAGCTGCTGTACATCCATTTCCCCTGTGGTCGGGAAAACGATATCCGCCTGAGTTAAAACAGACTTTTCACCTATACCCACGGCATACATGCCGGCAGATTTAATGGCCGTAACTCCGGCCACCGCATCTTCCACCCCGATGCAATCTTCGGGTGAAAGCCCCAGCCCCTGAGCCACAGACAAAAAGATATCCGGGGCGGGTTTGCTGTTGGCCACCGAGGCGGCATCGCCGATAAAATCAAACAAGTCGGCGATCCCCAGCTTGTCCACCACAAAAGCAGCATTTTTACTGGCGGAAGCCAGGCCGATTTTAATGCCCTGCTCTTTTAACGCGGCAAAACAGTCCAGCACCCCGGGAAACAAGTTATCCGGGTTAATATCATTGATCAGCTCCAGATAGTGTTGGTTTTTTTCCACTAATAACTGTTCAAACTTTTCTTCGCTGACGCTCAGCTGGCCTTTGTCCAGAATCAGCTGCAGCGAACCGACCCGGTCCACCCCTTTCAGGCCTTCGTTGTCTTCCCGGGTAAACTCCAGTCCCAGTTGATGAGCGGTGGCCTGCCAGGCAATAAAGTGAAACTCAGCAGTATCTGTGAGCACACCATCGAGGTCAAAAATAAAAGCTTTGGCTGTCATGGTTAGTGCTCCGCAATTAATGAAAAATCTTGTGCCGGTTTGTCCTGCGTCAGGACAACTTCTTGCTGGCCGTGCTGCAAACACAGGGACTTGCCGGTCAGTAACTGATAACTGACCTTTTCCCCGCTCATGGTTATTTGTAACTGGCACCCCAGCAGGCGCAGTTTAAAGCTTACCCCTTGCCAGTCTTTTGGCAGGAAAGGGTTAAAGCAGGCCTTACCGTCCCGCACCCGTAAACCGGCAAAGCCCTGGGTGACACACATCCAGGAGCCCGCCATGGCTGCGGTATGCACGCCGTAATGGCTGTTTTTATGCAAGTTGGCCAGGTCCGTCATCACGGTATCTTCAAAGTAACGGAACGCCTGCTCACGCTGCCCCACTTCGCTGTAAGCAATACTGTGGGTACAAGCCGACAGGGTGGAGTCGTGCGTGGTCAGGGGCTCGTAAAACGCCAGGTTATTCTTTTTCAGCGACAGGGGCACCATATCGTCCTGAAGGAAGTTAGCCAAAATCACATCCGCCTGCTTAAGCACCTGGTGACGGTAGATCACCAGAGGATGGAAGTTCAGCAATAACGGATATTTGTCTTTCGGCGTACCGGCAAAATCCCAGGGTTTCTTGGCTAAAAAGCTGTCATCCTGGGGAGAGATATCGAGTTTGTCGTCATGGGGCAGATACATATTGTCGGCAATTTTCTGCCACTGCGCCAATTCGGCCTCATCCATCCGTAGTTTCTCCAGCAGGCGCTGATAATTTTCCGGCGCCTGTTGCCCCATCTGCCGGGCCAGATCGCAGGCAAAAGCCAGATGGATTTTTGCCATAACATTAGTGTAATAGTTGTTGTTTACCAGTGCGGTATATTCATCCGGACCGGTAACCAGATCCAGGCAGAATTGTCTCCCCCGGGCCTCATTAAAGTGCCCCAGCGACGGCCACAGGCGCGCACTTTCAAACACCAGCTCGGCGCCTTCGTTCCAGATAAAGTCCCAGTCGCTGGTGGCGGTAAAATAATGCCTGACGGCATAGGCGACGGCAGCATTGATATGGTACTGCGCCGTACCCGCCGGGAAATAGGAAGAGCACTCTTCACCGCCGATAGTACGCCAGGGGAATAGAGCCCCGTGAGGATGGCCCATTTCCAGTGCACGTTTCCTGGCTTTATCCAGGCTGCGGAAGCGGAAAGACAGCAGGCTGCGGGCAATTTCCGGCTGGGTGTAGATAAAATAGGGGATAATATAAATTTCCGAATCCCAGAAATAATGACCGTCATAACCCGGGCCGGTCAGGCCCTTGGCGCCGATATTGCGTTGGCCGTCACGCCCCGCCGACATATAAAGATGCAGCATATTGAGGCGGATCGCTTTCTGGTGCTCGCTATTGCCGGAAATTTCGATATCGCTGTTGTACCAGAACTCACCGATAAGCCGGCTGTGTTGCTGGTAGTGGCCGGCATACCCCAAAGTCATGGCCTGTTCCAGTTCGGTTTTCGCCAGCAATATCTGTGCTGTCCCCTGCTCTGCGGTATTCTTATCCCGGCTGTCGTCTTCGACAAAGACATGCGAGATAAAGCTGTATTTGCAAAAGCTCAGCTTA
This genomic window from Thalassomonas viridans contains:
- a CDS encoding DUF4920 domain-containing protein — encoded protein: MKLFASKNSLLLLVLLASWQGQAKETTFGTGADMDKVVKVSTLLASPEKYQTEPSTISGVVVKVCKKRGCWMDLATDKDYPTLTIKVPDGKMVFPVSAIGKTAYATGTLSEKKLDLEQTKQYLAHRAEENQTPFDPASVSEAITLYHFSPLGVTLSD
- a CDS encoding LacI family DNA-binding transcriptional regulator, with amino-acid sequence MCAQYAIITAMKEKTIKTLADIAQMANVSQSTVSRALRNNPLVSQKTREFVQQLAREHNFSVNATASKLRTQKTHTIAVIVMFDQNTEQSISDPFLMKLLGTIADELTKFGYDMLLTTTKTATGDWNNYYFESRRADGLIIVGQGEHDPRIEALASNNVPFVVWGTEVANEKYTTIGSDNRKGGYLAVKHLIDKGCKNIAFMGDIEHNELEQRWLGYQDACNEAGLELDPALRLKTDLTSNDGYHQIKAYLEGGQQKIDGIFAVSDTIALGVMKYLHEQNIAIPGEIAIIGFDDIAMSAFSSPSLTTVRQNTTAAGELLVNKLLKKIADEPIESRLLEVELIVRQSSEQT
- a CDS encoding SRPBCC family protein — its product is MKHQVKSALKIKATAEKVWEILDDFGGVEKFSFGVEKSPIIGDKHSGLGAKRHCIFYDKSGVYEEIVAYQENKSFRVVLSEFSMPLETMYAGFRVEKISETSCEVFMDMEFVVKFGPLGALMGMVMLRPVMKGLQKKMLSGLAYHAVTGKTIGNKLPPGKELAQALA
- a CDS encoding TonB-dependent receptor, translating into MTTNFKLSSVAAVLALVCQPFTATGAEQETAANSSSAQKTEKIEQIVVTGTFSGKAVRKVDASYAISNFSEDDIKKLAPKSTADLFKAVPGVWSESSGGVSGANVFVRGFPGTGDAPFLTVQLQGAPIFPPPTLSFLENSTLFRLDETVEFMEALRGGTNPVISNGQPGLTTNFLLKEGSEDTEGKVKYSTADYGLQRFDGVVSGALADDLYFMVGGYVKSSPGVRDAGFNAEKGQQFTINITKELDNGKINFYTRQTDDHGVWYLPAPINAPGVDNEYVQIGSQNRQATIQYGPDNVSESFDFGDGRGWKGSASGGSVELDLENGWELVDRFVYTSGDADTYGFVPNGNAELLSSVADNGATATGAVSGTEYSGDTMVQQIGRWVVKKDIEAFTNDLALTKTFDKGSFTAGYYNSTYQSKDWWSIGNQAYYVVETGGEMLTGIDCNDNADSCGWNYDINSVGDGTTRAVYGALSYEVTEKLTLDGGVRFEKHEIDYTVDEGLTGSISKAVDYDENGTSWTFGGNYALANDMGVFARISNGSKMPFFDDLRESYDDYKNGEDLVKDVRQYELGYKLAKDNYSVYATGFLNEVEGDLEVPVPGAGAVTRTTRAYGVELDFSYFNDDGFSVSLNSTLQDTEILKGKDKGNELQRLPKWQVRVTPSYEYEFANGMLATLYGTITAVGERHSSNANINDQKLPGYEKVDLGVILDVTDEVQVQFAANNLTDEEGLTEGDPRDALSSNARYILPRSFDLSVSYQF
- a CDS encoding GNAT family N-acetyltransferase codes for the protein MQLIKPQEEHLLEMMTWFSSEQELNLWSGPDFRYPYNLSSFAEDLKLDSLHSFSLVSDENEFCAFGQYYLRQGRCHLGRLIVNPGSRGQGIASQLMHRLCDSGLAQLNVQECSLFVLSHNEKAIKAYEKFGFSFADYPEEITLENCLYMVKR
- a CDS encoding glycoside hydrolase family 65 protein, with product MQTFHHLDAAADSSEWTVTRAELEHLPLAVSETLFALGNGTIGTRGTSGYRHADFPVDCEGTYVNGAYVSEQIHYDESAYGFARFNNKMLQVADSKGISLFNERDDQAFGVKQVLARRLNMKTGVFEESLLLATPSGEEIKLHTQRFVCQHNANLMVNAFTLEPMAFRGPVVLVSGIANNLAKGKGSDDPRVGDLSVAENLSLIAGDSGEHISYQLQQLDLPSSLICHAISHSFADGAEFIGGEPADASGLTCRYRLELGEDKLSFCKYSFISHVFVEDDSRDKNTAEQGTAQILLAKTELEQAMTLGYAGHYQQHSRLIGEFWYNSDIEISGNSEHQKAIRLNMLHLYMSAGRDGQRNIGAKGLTGPGYDGHYFWDSEIYIIPYFIYTQPEIARSLLSFRFRSLDKARKRALEMGHPHGALFPWRTIGGEECSSYFPAGTAQYHINAAVAYAVRHYFTATSDWDFIWNEGAELVFESARLWPSLGHFNEARGRQFCLDLVTGPDEYTALVNNNYYTNVMAKIHLAFACDLARQMGQQAPENYQRLLEKLRMDEAELAQWQKIADNMYLPHDDKLDISPQDDSFLAKKPWDFAGTPKDKYPLLLNFHPLVIYRHQVLKQADVILANFLQDDMVPLSLKKNNLAFYEPLTTHDSTLSACTHSIAYSEVGQREQAFRYFEDTVMTDLANLHKNSHYGVHTAAMAGSWMCVTQGFAGLRVRDGKACFNPFLPKDWQGVSFKLRLLGCQLQITMSGEKVSYQLLTGKSLCLQHGQQEVVLTQDKPAQDFSLIAEH
- the pgmB gene encoding beta-phosphoglucomutase, whose amino-acid sequence is MTAKAFIFDLDGVLTDTAEFHFIAWQATAHQLGLEFTREDNEGLKGVDRVGSLQLILDKGQLSVSEEKFEQLLVEKNQHYLELINDINPDNLFPGVLDCFAALKEQGIKIGLASASKNAAFVVDKLGIADLFDFIGDAASVANSKPAPDIFLSVAQGLGLSPEDCIGVEDAVAGVTAIKSAGMYAVGIGEKSVLTQADIVFPTTGEMDVQQLLS